One region of Chitinivorax sp. B genomic DNA includes:
- a CDS encoding lipoxygenase family protein produces MFELFPRKHPTLPQQDTASQAIARKQQLATAQMTYRWTTTMPNVEGVPMAAEVPTSDTPTLAWWIMVVEVGLQVAENQLAATLGLQPNDMTLGGIKQRLGELRSLVTDVHNTFDATTRQTSLIAAGATLAAFLTQHIGTLRQVATELQDIVAKLQDATKPVGSLADYQSLFKTIPLPELANTFLQDDTFAGLRVAGPNPMLLTGITNLPAKFPLSDTQFKQVMGSDDSLTDAAATHRLYLLDYQELDSLVANPGNNQGTPKYVYAPIALFALPKDRSALKPVAIQCGQDPNQFPIFLPAPPNQTATYWSWEMAKSAVQVAEGNYHELFVHLARTHLVMEACCVATHRNLAMTHPVNVLLLPHFEGSLFINNSAANSLIAPGGPIDDIFGATIGATQQAAGTDRLAFDMTANRLPNELQTRRVDNVANLPDYPYRDDGLLVWQAINQWANSYLAVYYLNDTNVVEDTELAAWAADLSSNGQLKGVGQLQTRSQLADLITMIIFTASAQHAAVNFPQKPDMVYAPAISGAGWEPTTTQTSQTSEDSWLKMLPPLTAAQQQLNTLFLLGSVHYRRLGQYVSNDFPYLPWFQDPRIIQPSGPLEQFQLDLKSAEETIQARNRARSQPYTFLLPSLIPPSINI; encoded by the coding sequence ATGTTTGAGCTATTTCCACGCAAGCACCCCACCCTGCCACAACAGGATACAGCCAGCCAAGCCATAGCCCGCAAACAGCAATTGGCAACCGCACAAATGACCTACCGCTGGACCACGACCATGCCGAATGTTGAAGGTGTCCCGATGGCTGCGGAAGTGCCAACGTCAGATACGCCAACACTGGCCTGGTGGATCATGGTGGTAGAAGTCGGGCTACAGGTCGCCGAGAATCAACTGGCAGCCACGTTGGGCTTGCAACCCAATGACATGACACTGGGCGGAATCAAACAACGTCTGGGTGAATTAAGGAGTTTGGTCACCGATGTGCACAATACATTCGATGCCACAACCAGACAAACTAGTCTGATCGCTGCTGGCGCAACACTGGCGGCGTTTCTGACCCAACACATCGGTACATTGAGACAAGTCGCTACTGAATTGCAGGATATCGTCGCCAAACTGCAGGATGCGACAAAACCCGTCGGAAGTCTGGCCGATTACCAATCACTGTTCAAAACCATCCCGTTACCTGAACTCGCCAATACGTTCCTACAAGATGACACGTTTGCCGGGCTGCGTGTAGCAGGGCCCAACCCCATGCTATTAACGGGCATTACCAATCTGCCGGCCAAATTCCCACTGAGCGATACCCAGTTCAAGCAAGTGATGGGCAGTGACGACAGCCTGACTGATGCAGCAGCGACACACCGGCTGTATCTGCTGGACTATCAGGAACTGGATTCGCTGGTGGCCAATCCCGGCAACAATCAGGGGACACCAAAGTATGTCTACGCACCCATTGCATTGTTTGCCTTACCGAAAGATCGAAGCGCACTGAAACCCGTCGCCATTCAGTGCGGGCAGGATCCAAACCAGTTCCCGATCTTCCTGCCCGCGCCACCCAACCAAACCGCCACATATTGGTCTTGGGAAATGGCCAAAAGCGCCGTACAGGTCGCTGAAGGTAACTATCATGAGCTGTTTGTGCACTTGGCCCGCACACACTTGGTAATGGAGGCCTGTTGTGTGGCCACACATCGCAATCTGGCCATGACTCACCCAGTGAATGTGTTGTTGTTACCCCATTTTGAAGGGTCACTCTTTATCAACAACAGTGCCGCCAACAGCTTGATTGCCCCTGGTGGTCCGATTGATGACATTTTTGGCGCCACCATTGGTGCAACCCAACAGGCGGCCGGCACGGACCGACTAGCCTTTGACATGACCGCCAATCGTCTGCCGAATGAATTACAAACTCGGCGGGTGGATAATGTGGCCAACCTGCCCGACTATCCCTACCGCGATGATGGCCTGCTGGTCTGGCAAGCCATCAATCAATGGGCAAACAGTTACTTGGCCGTGTATTACCTGAACGATACGAATGTCGTGGAAGACACCGAATTGGCTGCATGGGCTGCTGACTTGAGTAGTAATGGCCAATTGAAAGGCGTAGGGCAGTTGCAGACTCGCAGCCAGCTGGCTGACTTGATCACCATGATCATCTTCACAGCCAGTGCACAACATGCTGCCGTGAACTTCCCACAGAAGCCCGACATGGTCTATGCCCCAGCCATTTCAGGCGCCGGCTGGGAACCGACTACCACCCAAACTTCACAGACGAGCGAAGACAGTTGGCTGAAGATGTTGCCCCCGTTGACTGCCGCACAACAGCAATTGAATACCTTGTTCTTGCTGGGATCTGTACATTATCGCCGCCTGGGACAATATGTTAGCAATGATTTCCCCTATCTCCCCTGGTTTCAAGACCCTCGAATCATTCAACCAAGCGGGCCGTTGGAGCAATTCCAGTTGGATCTCAAAAGTGCGGAGGAAACCATCCAGGCTCGTAACCGAGCCCGCAGCCAGCCTTATACCTTCTTGCTGCCCAGCCTGATTCCGCCAAGCATCAACATCTAA
- a CDS encoding class I SAM-dependent methyltransferase, whose product MSAQHAAEIHTGSRFSFGENWSRFLELLDDRRICQAERSLCDMLKVENLNGKRFIDVGSGSGLFSLAARRLGATVHSFDYDPKSVACTRELKNRYFPSDPHWQINEGSVLDDKFISELGNFDVVYSWGVLHHTGNMLKALNNTSSLVSEDGKLFIAIYNNQGRASKIWLQIKKAYNQLPSGFRWLVLWPAMIRLWGPTTIRDLVLRRPFHTWRHYSEESLRGMSPWRDVVDWVGGLPFETATPEQIFYFYSEKGFALKEMKTCAGGHGCNEFVFQRM is encoded by the coding sequence ATGAGCGCACAGCATGCTGCGGAAATTCATACAGGCAGTCGATTTTCCTTTGGAGAAAATTGGTCTCGATTTCTAGAGTTGCTTGATGACAGGCGAATTTGTCAAGCTGAGCGCTCGTTATGTGACATGTTAAAAGTCGAGAATCTGAATGGTAAACGATTTATAGATGTTGGCTCTGGAAGTGGCTTGTTTAGCTTGGCAGCAAGAAGGCTTGGAGCGACTGTTCACTCTTTTGATTATGATCCTAAATCAGTAGCATGCACTCGTGAGTTGAAAAACCGATATTTTCCAAGTGATCCACATTGGCAGATTAATGAAGGTTCAGTGCTGGATGATAAGTTCATTTCCGAGTTAGGAAATTTTGATGTCGTATACTCGTGGGGGGTACTCCATCATACAGGAAATATGCTCAAAGCACTGAATAACACTTCAAGTCTCGTATCTGAAGATGGAAAGCTATTCATTGCCATTTACAATAATCAAGGTCGTGCAAGCAAAATCTGGCTGCAGATTAAGAAAGCTTACAATCAATTGCCATCTGGTTTTCGCTGGCTGGTACTATGGCCTGCAATGATCCGGCTTTGGGGGCCAACAACCATACGCGATTTAGTTTTGAGAAGGCCTTTTCATACATGGCGACACTACAGTGAAGAAAGTTTACGTGGTATGTCGCCATGGAGGGATGTAGTGGATTGGGTTGGAGGCCTTCCTTTTGAGACGGCGACACCGGAGCAAATATTCTACTTCTACAGTGAGAAGGGGTTTGCCCTTAAAGAGATGAAAACATGTGCAGGGGGGCATGGTTGTAATGAATTTGTTTTTCAGCGAATGTAG
- a CDS encoding archaeosortase/exosortase family protein, with protein sequence MHTMLIPFAMLAATWPVWQWFAEGSLDASNQSWGWLAAVIAILLMWRRPQAATLPVRPLLLPTAWIATYAMATWSAWPMAVRATFACMALATWASAMRAGRRLDLAFCLLLLLALPLAASLQFYLGYPLRVLAGVISSALLQAQGLSVIRDGALLVWGVQAIAIDAPCSGVNMLWSALLLSTTLACARNLDTRRTAIGLLWAVIVVILANAVRAAALFYTESGIISAPAWIHSAIGIMMFTMAALVIAAGHHKIEMKR encoded by the coding sequence ATGCACACCATGCTGATTCCCTTTGCCATGTTGGCTGCCACATGGCCGGTATGGCAGTGGTTTGCGGAAGGCAGCCTGGATGCATCCAATCAAAGCTGGGGCTGGCTCGCAGCTGTGATTGCCATCCTGTTGATGTGGCGGCGCCCGCAGGCAGCCACCTTGCCAGTACGACCATTACTGTTGCCCACGGCATGGATCGCCACTTATGCAATGGCAACCTGGTCGGCCTGGCCAATGGCGGTGCGGGCCACATTCGCCTGCATGGCGCTGGCCACTTGGGCCAGTGCCATGCGGGCGGGTCGACGTCTGGATCTCGCCTTCTGCCTGTTGCTTCTTTTGGCTTTGCCATTGGCTGCTTCATTGCAGTTTTACCTGGGCTATCCGCTCCGTGTGCTGGCTGGCGTAATATCATCCGCGTTACTACAGGCACAGGGTTTGTCGGTGATTCGTGATGGCGCCTTATTGGTATGGGGTGTACAAGCAATTGCCATCGACGCGCCCTGTAGTGGCGTCAACATGTTGTGGTCGGCATTGCTGTTGAGTACTACCTTGGCTTGCGCACGCAATCTGGATACGCGACGAACGGCTATCGGCCTGCTGTGGGCTGTCATTGTCGTCATCCTGGCCAATGCCGTACGAGCAGCCGCCCTGTTCTACACCGAAAGTGGCATTATCAGCGCCCCTGCCTGGATCCATTCTGCGATCGGTATCATGATGTTTACGATGGCCGCCCTGGTAATTGCGGCAGGCCATCACAAAATCGAGATGAAACGATGA
- a CDS encoding VIT domain-containing protein: MTDDTDLHQETIDQPEVQRHSRIGWAFLIICGILLPTITLVVETLTHMCRDTFFDPIPNPGHWLLIAMVPISNALLVFTPPSLIQQRLKWFGWLNTISLCIALYYTLLFLPLVPLSAMAILFFGMGLLPLSPLLALIATWLIRKGLKRSLGDKADQLPNFWRGIALASVTLLAINVPAIVTRIGVEMAIGESPSLRQSGITLLRAVGSNREMLKLCYADQGRSNGLFDLTLLEADLDQQERIREVFYRVTGTAYFEHKLPIKQSIRDWASNFDEQQGGQMVGGKILGVKLSRSQIDGTIDQRAATAYLEWTMNFKNDTHQLQEGRGQIVLPPGAVVSRVNLWINGEAKEAAFGGRGQVRQAYEKIVRQQRDPLLVTSAGPDRVQFQLFPIPTDGQEMTIRIGMSVPLQVMNQQSAQLQLPALLDRNFELPTQLRHAISLQSDSALMHSTVFQQRASSNTAYHIEGALPDEQLGRRASLVTIAQQQGTSPAWQLDTLAKPAAVVIQRMTQTPAWRPKRVALVIDGSAAMKTSARQLDQAMRNLPADLEWQVVVAGDQVPKLQPLKPVDGHTLATILKQVDFSGGQDNLPALIAAWDWVAQSERGAVVWLHGTQSITLTQPDNFQHQMRQGHGDIRLYSLQMVAGSNRLLTALDGIATLHPIPRLDTPQADLNRLLQSWLPGTQAYTLNRERVMADVVDQSALSTPSEHLVRLWASDEIHRLSQSRQAGAYQTAATTAQRYQLVTAVSSAVVLETRQQYDEAGLEPVSPGTVPTVPEPETWVLIIVVISVLTWQARRLRKDPY; encoded by the coding sequence ATGACCGACGATACCGATCTTCATCAAGAAACAATCGACCAGCCAGAAGTTCAGCGTCACTCCCGCATTGGATGGGCATTTCTGATCATCTGCGGTATTTTGCTACCCACTATCACGCTTGTGGTCGAAACATTGACCCATATGTGTCGCGATACTTTTTTTGACCCGATCCCCAATCCTGGACACTGGCTGTTGATAGCCATGGTGCCAATCAGTAATGCCTTGTTGGTCTTCACCCCACCAAGCCTGATACAGCAACGACTAAAGTGGTTCGGCTGGCTGAATACAATCTCACTCTGTATCGCACTGTATTACACACTGCTGTTTCTGCCACTGGTGCCATTGAGCGCAATGGCAATACTGTTCTTTGGCATGGGCTTGCTGCCGCTGTCCCCACTATTGGCATTGATTGCAACGTGGCTTATCCGCAAAGGTTTGAAACGCAGTCTAGGGGATAAAGCAGACCAGTTACCCAACTTCTGGCGAGGGATCGCCTTAGCCAGTGTGACACTGCTTGCGATTAACGTGCCGGCAATCGTCACACGTATTGGTGTCGAAATGGCGATTGGTGAGTCACCCAGTTTACGACAGTCAGGCATCACCCTGTTGCGCGCTGTTGGCAGTAACCGGGAAATGCTAAAACTGTGCTATGCCGACCAGGGCCGATCCAATGGTTTGTTTGACCTGACTTTGCTGGAAGCTGATCTCGATCAACAAGAACGGATACGCGAGGTGTTTTACCGTGTCACCGGTACTGCATACTTTGAGCATAAGTTGCCAATCAAACAAAGTATCCGAGATTGGGCGAGCAATTTCGATGAACAGCAGGGCGGCCAGATGGTCGGCGGGAAAATCCTGGGAGTGAAGTTATCCCGTTCGCAGATCGACGGCACCATTGACCAGCGGGCGGCCACTGCCTATCTGGAATGGACGATGAATTTCAAAAACGATACTCACCAGCTTCAGGAAGGCCGAGGCCAGATCGTGCTGCCACCAGGTGCTGTCGTGTCACGTGTCAACTTGTGGATCAATGGCGAAGCCAAAGAAGCTGCATTTGGTGGGCGCGGCCAAGTGCGCCAAGCCTATGAAAAAATAGTTCGGCAACAACGCGACCCATTGTTGGTCACTTCGGCCGGGCCGGATCGCGTACAGTTTCAGCTGTTCCCCATTCCGACAGATGGCCAGGAAATGACGATACGGATCGGCATGAGCGTACCGTTACAGGTCATGAATCAGCAATCTGCACAATTACAGTTACCTGCCCTGCTGGATCGCAATTTCGAGCTGCCAACCCAACTACGGCATGCCATTTCCCTGCAGTCCGATTCCGCATTGATGCATTCCACAGTATTCCAGCAGCGGGCCAGTTCAAATACGGCTTACCACATCGAAGGCGCTTTACCAGACGAACAATTGGGTCGACGTGCGTCGCTGGTCACAATCGCCCAGCAACAAGGCACCTCTCCGGCTTGGCAACTGGATACCCTAGCCAAACCTGCTGCCGTGGTCATCCAGCGGATGACACAAACCCCAGCGTGGCGCCCCAAGCGGGTCGCGTTGGTGATTGACGGCTCGGCAGCCATGAAAACCAGTGCACGACAGCTTGACCAGGCCATGCGCAATTTACCTGCGGATCTGGAGTGGCAAGTGGTGGTGGCTGGTGATCAGGTCCCTAAATTGCAGCCGCTTAAACCAGTAGACGGCCACACATTGGCAACCATCCTGAAACAGGTGGACTTTAGCGGCGGCCAGGACAACCTGCCAGCACTGATTGCCGCATGGGACTGGGTCGCCCAAAGTGAACGGGGAGCCGTGGTTTGGCTGCATGGAACACAATCGATCACACTGACCCAACCAGACAATTTTCAGCACCAGATGCGGCAGGGGCATGGTGATATCCGACTGTATTCGCTACAGATGGTAGCCGGCTCAAATCGCCTGCTGACTGCACTGGATGGCATTGCAACCCTGCATCCCATTCCCCGCCTGGATACCCCGCAAGCAGACTTGAACCGCCTGCTCCAAAGCTGGCTGCCCGGTACACAGGCTTACACCCTGAATCGTGAACGAGTCATGGCAGATGTCGTCGATCAATCAGCGCTCAGTACCCCCAGCGAGCACTTGGTCAGGTTATGGGCATCAGATGAAATTCACCGGCTGAGCCAATCCAGGCAGGCCGGTGCCTATCAAACTGCCGCTACAACCGCGCAACGTTATCAGCTGGTGACAGCGGTATCGAGTGCAGTCGTGCTGGAAACCCGGCAACAATACGATGAAGCGGGTTTGGAGCCCGTCTCGCCAGGTACCGTACCAACGGTGCCAGAACCGGAAACCTGGGTGCTGATCATTGTGGTCATCAGTGTACTGACTTGGCAGGCACGCCGTTTACGCAAGGACCCGTACTGA
- a CDS encoding LacI family DNA-binding transcriptional regulator: MPPNQRHSRATGRTTLSDVAKAAGVSPITASRALRGVASVAPELVERVKAAADSLGYLPNPAARALASARSNAVVIVVPSLSNAVFIDTLEAVQRALQPEGFEVLIGNTHYSRDEEERLLRNYFTQRPSGLIVTGFDRTENARRMIETSGVPCVYMMELANATGVHCVGFSQHDAGAIVARHLIASGRKRIAYVAAQLDPRTLQRGEGFRQVLIEHQLHDPSLELLSPAPSSVAMGAQLFQDLLKRHSDIDAIFFGNDDLAQGGLLEAIRKKIEIPDRIAVVGFNDLPASAEMVPRLTTIRTPRAAIGLRASQLLLQLMQGQAPAQPVIDLGFELVVREST, from the coding sequence ATGCCTCCAAACCAACGTCATTCCCGTGCAACCGGCCGTACCACTTTGTCTGACGTCGCCAAGGCCGCTGGCGTCAGCCCGATTACTGCATCCCGGGCGCTACGTGGCGTGGCCAGCGTGGCACCTGAGCTGGTGGAGCGCGTCAAAGCTGCAGCAGATTCACTGGGCTATCTTCCCAACCCAGCTGCCCGTGCCTTGGCATCCGCGCGCAGCAACGCTGTTGTCATCGTCGTCCCATCATTGTCCAACGCGGTTTTCATCGATACATTGGAAGCCGTCCAGCGAGCCCTGCAACCTGAAGGATTTGAGGTATTGATCGGCAATACCCATTATTCACGGGATGAAGAAGAGCGACTGCTGCGCAATTACTTTACACAGCGCCCCAGCGGCTTGATCGTAACCGGCTTCGACCGCACTGAAAATGCCCGTCGTATGATTGAAACCAGCGGTGTCCCCTGTGTCTATATGATGGAATTGGCCAATGCAACTGGTGTGCACTGTGTCGGCTTTTCACAGCATGATGCTGGCGCCATCGTCGCCAGACATTTGATTGCCAGCGGACGCAAACGAATCGCATATGTCGCAGCCCAACTTGATCCACGCACCTTGCAACGTGGTGAAGGTTTCCGTCAAGTATTGATTGAGCATCAGCTACATGATCCGTCACTGGAGCTACTCTCCCCGGCACCTTCGTCTGTTGCCATGGGTGCGCAATTGTTCCAGGATCTGTTAAAACGACATTCAGATATCGATGCCATTTTCTTCGGCAACGATGACCTTGCTCAGGGCGGCTTATTGGAAGCCATCCGCAAGAAAATTGAAATACCGGATCGAATTGCAGTGGTGGGTTTCAACGACCTGCCTGCGTCTGCAGAAATGGTGCCACGTCTCACTACCATTCGCACACCCCGCGCGGCGATTGGACTTCGGGCTTCGCAGTTACTGCTGCAGCTCATGCAAGGTCAGGCGCCGGCGCAACCTGTCATTGATCTGGGATTTGAATTAGTGGTACGAGAGAGCACTTGA
- a CDS encoding gluconokinase — translation MNQRCPALVIMGVAGCGKTSVAAAVCQLTGTLLIEGDQFHPVTNVNKMQAGIPLTDEDRAGWLDRLAVELTVAIASGRVPILACSALKQHYRDRLRRSVPDLGFVYLMLPQAVAAERVANRLGHFMPSSLVASQFATLQPPFGEPNVLSVDATLPLAGIVDAVKDWWQSVP, via the coding sequence ATGAATCAACGATGTCCTGCCCTGGTGATTATGGGGGTGGCTGGCTGTGGCAAGACCAGCGTGGCAGCAGCAGTCTGCCAATTGACTGGTACCTTGTTGATCGAAGGTGATCAGTTTCATCCTGTTACCAACGTGAACAAGATGCAAGCAGGGATTCCATTGACAGACGAGGATCGGGCGGGCTGGCTGGATCGCTTGGCTGTTGAACTGACTGTTGCAATTGCCAGTGGTCGTGTACCCATATTGGCCTGTTCCGCCTTGAAGCAGCATTATCGGGATCGCTTGCGCAGGTCGGTGCCTGACTTGGGTTTTGTATATCTGATGTTACCGCAAGCAGTGGCTGCCGAACGCGTAGCCAATCGCCTTGGTCATTTCATGCCGAGCAGTCTGGTGGCCAGCCAGTTTGCTACTTTGCAGCCACCATTTGGTGAGCCCAATGTCTTGTCGGTTGATGCCACCCTGCCACTGGCTGGCATTGTTGATGCCGTCAAGGACTGGTGGCAGTCCGTTCCATGA
- a CDS encoding GntP family permease → MFGLSHEAFLLLDALLAIIGLILLITRLKVHPFVALILVAGFLGLTSGMPVDKIIKSFQEGFGGVLGFVGIVLGLGTMLGKLMAESGGAKQIAITLVQRFGQARVHWAMMLGAFLVGIPLFFEIGFVLLIPLVFIIARETGISIVKIGIPLLAGLSVVHGLVPPHPGPLLAIGVFGADIGKTIFYGLLVGLPTAMIAGPIFGAWIAKRVPGSPSEELIEQLAHEPTTGRLPSFGITLLTILLPVALMLLKSYADVAFVEGNTFRKWMDFIGNPIVALLAALVLAFYTFGRSCGFDGKQVLKYLDQSLAPTAAIVLIVGAGGGFKQMLVASGVGSAIGQIAVQAQISPILLAWLVAAVIRIATGSATVATITGAGIVAPIVTLVPGVNRELLVLATGAGSLILSHVNDAGFWLVKQYFNMSVTETFKTWTMMETLISMVGLGFILLLSCFL, encoded by the coding sequence ATGTTCGGTTTAAGTCACGAGGCCTTTTTACTGCTGGATGCATTGCTTGCAATCATTGGCCTGATTCTTCTGATCACACGTCTTAAAGTACATCCATTTGTTGCGCTGATTCTGGTAGCTGGGTTTCTTGGCCTGACTTCGGGCATGCCTGTGGATAAAATCATTAAATCCTTTCAGGAGGGTTTTGGCGGTGTATTGGGTTTCGTTGGCATCGTGCTTGGGCTCGGCACCATGCTGGGCAAGCTGATGGCGGAATCTGGCGGGGCCAAGCAGATTGCTATAACGCTGGTTCAACGCTTCGGACAAGCACGCGTACATTGGGCAATGATGCTGGGTGCCTTTCTGGTCGGTATCCCGTTGTTTTTTGAAATCGGCTTTGTGTTGTTGATCCCATTGGTATTCATCATTGCACGTGAAACCGGTATCTCCATCGTCAAGATCGGTATTCCATTGCTGGCGGGATTGTCGGTCGTGCATGGGCTGGTCCCACCTCATCCGGGGCCATTGCTTGCCATCGGCGTGTTTGGCGCTGATATTGGCAAAACCATTTTTTATGGCTTGTTGGTCGGTTTGCCGACGGCAATGATCGCTGGCCCGATTTTTGGCGCGTGGATCGCCAAGCGGGTACCTGGCAGCCCATCAGAAGAGCTGATCGAGCAGCTGGCGCATGAGCCGACCACGGGTCGGTTGCCCAGTTTTGGCATTACGCTACTGACGATTCTGTTGCCTGTTGCACTGATGCTGTTGAAATCTTATGCAGATGTTGCATTTGTGGAAGGCAACACATTCCGCAAATGGATGGATTTCATCGGGAACCCGATTGTCGCGCTGTTGGCCGCACTGGTACTGGCTTTCTACACGTTTGGCCGCAGTTGCGGATTTGACGGCAAGCAAGTGCTGAAATACCTTGACCAAAGCTTGGCACCGACTGCTGCCATTGTGCTGATTGTAGGGGCGGGTGGTGGTTTCAAACAGATGCTGGTGGCGTCGGGGGTGGGTAGCGCCATTGGCCAGATTGCCGTACAGGCGCAGATTTCACCCATCCTATTGGCTTGGCTGGTGGCTGCGGTGATCCGAATTGCAACGGGGTCGGCAACAGTGGCTACGATTACCGGGGCTGGCATTGTTGCGCCAATTGTCACTTTGGTACCTGGTGTCAATCGAGAGTTGTTGGTGCTGGCCACTGGCGCCGGTTCGCTGATCCTGTCGCATGTCAATGATGCTGGGTTCTGGCTGGTGAAACAGTATTTCAATATGTCAGTCACTGAGACGTTCAAGACTTGGACCATGATGGAGACATTGATCTCGATGGTAGGTCTGGGGTTCATTCTGCTACTGTCATGTTTCTTGTAA
- a CDS encoding Fe-Mn family superoxide dismutase has product MEHKLPELPYALDALAPYMSKETLEYHYGKHHQTYITNLNNLIKGTENESLPLEEIVKKAPAGGLFNNAAQVWNHTFFWLGFAPNPNGDVRAPAGVLADAINAKWGSFDEFKKAFNTSAAGNFGSGWTWLVKKADGSLDIVNTTAAGTPLTSADTALLTCDVWEHAYYIDYRNSRPNYLEGFWKLVDWNVVAKRLG; this is encoded by the coding sequence ATGGAACACAAGTTGCCAGAACTACCCTATGCCCTCGACGCCCTTGCACCTTATATGTCCAAGGAAACCCTCGAGTACCACTATGGCAAGCACCATCAAACTTACATTACCAACCTGAACAATCTGATCAAGGGCACGGAGAACGAGAGTCTGCCACTGGAAGAAATCGTTAAAAAAGCACCGGCAGGCGGCCTGTTCAACAACGCCGCACAGGTCTGGAACCACACATTCTTCTGGCTGGGCTTTGCGCCGAACCCAAATGGCGATGTTCGCGCACCTGCTGGCGTGCTGGCTGACGCCATCAATGCCAAGTGGGGCTCATTCGACGAATTCAAGAAAGCCTTCAATACCTCCGCTGCCGGTAACTTCGGTTCTGGCTGGACATGGCTAGTGAAAAAAGCGGATGGCTCGCTTGACATCGTCAATACGACCGCTGCAGGCACACCGCTGACCTCGGCAGATACTGCCCTGCTGACCTGTGATGTGTGGGAACACGCTTACTACATCGACTACCGCAATAGCCGCCCGAACTACCTGGAAGGTTTCTGGAAGCTGGTTGACTGGAATGTCGTTGCCAAGCGACTGGGCTGA